The following DNA comes from Legionella sp. PATHC032.
AAATCCAGTTTGGACACCTAAAATTTGCAGAGATAAGAGATTGTATTATTACAGGAAGTGATCAATCCCACCATGATATTACGCGTGCAAAAAAATTATTAAATTCCGAAGAGGATAGCTTGCTGGATGAAGCTAAAAGCGCAGTAGCCTCGCAAGAAAAGCAATATCGCGTGTGATGATACGGATGCCCATTATCTCGGAGAAAAGTAAAGATCCTGTCAATTAATACATGGCTCTTAGTCTTGCTACCCGCTCTGCTGTCGATGGATGGGTTGAAAATAAGTTAGCCAGTTTTTCTCCATTTAAGGGGTTAATGATAAACAGATGCGCAGTGGAAGGGTGCGTTTCTGCTTTATCAAAGTATTGCTCATGGTTGGCTTGATCAAGTTTTAACAAGGCACTGGCAAGCCAGTGTGGATTCCCGCAAATACGCGATCCACCGGCATCTGCTTCAAACTCTCTGGAGCGTGATATAGCCATTTGAATCAATCCTGCCGCCAGAGGGGCCACTATCATCATGATCATGCCAACGACAGGATGGACACCCTCTTCATTATTTGAATTGTGGCCAAACATGGAAAGCCACATGAACATATTGGCAATCCCGCTAATCGCCCCTGCTATTGTTGCACTTACAACATTAATTAAAGTGTCGCGGTGGATTACATGAGCCAGTTCATGAGCTAAAACCCCTGTGATTTCTTCTTTATTAAGCCTATCCAGTAATCCTGTTGTAACAGCGATACTGGCATTCTCCGGATTTCTCCCCGTTGCAAACGCATTTGGAGTTGAGTTATTAATTAAATAAACTTTGGGTACTGGGGTTCCTGCCCTATACGCAAGTTCTGAAATAATGCTGTTAACAAAGTGATTATTGGGCAGAGGTTCAGCATTATACATTTTCAAAACAAGAACATCTGAGTACCAGTAAGCTGAAAAATTCATAACTCCCGCAAATAGTAATGCAATCAGCATTCCTGTAGAGCCTCCAAGCAATCCTCCAATAACAACTAGCAATGCTGTTAGAGAGGCTAGCAAGATAAAAGTTTTCAGGTTATTGATCATTTTTCATTACCTCATTTACTCTTCCTATGTCTTATATGTCATAAATAAGGTCAGATGCTAAAAATTCAACTTGGAATGTTGTCTCTGTTTATTTATGTCCATGCTTTGGAGCTGGAAATCAAGAAAAACCCATTGAGAGTAATACGGCGTTGTTTTTATTTTGAGATCAATGTGATATATTGTTGATCAATTTCGTATGTCATTAAACATTTTATGTATAGTAAATATCCAGCATTTTTCCCAAATAAGAATATAAAATCTTCCTCAGGTGTGCAGTTTTCAAATGTTGTAAAAATTCCCTCTGCAATTGAATCATTATATCGAGGTGATAATAATCTTACAGGTATCATTTTTCTTTTGCCTACTCTAATTACAGGAGTTTTTTGTCAAAATTTTCCTGAAGTTGTGGATATGGAGCAAATAAGATTGCACAAACTAACCAACCTATCGAATGATTTTCATATGGTGAGTATGTCAGAGGATCCTCAAATTGCCTTAGATTGGGGGAAAGGATGTTTTATTACAATTGCCCCTGTTTTATTTTCCGATTATATAGTAGATGCTCATGCCACCTTTCGTAAAAATCAGCTCAATTTTCCTGATCGAATGGAGCGAGAAAGAGAGCATATCGCTTTAGCTGTACCTTTTTGCAGCATAAAAAAAATAACAATTCACAATAAAGAATTAGCTAACCCTTTTTATCTCAGCATCACTCAAGATAATCATGAAGCAAGAATGGAGTTTAATACGCTCTATGGCGAATTAATTTCGCTTTTAAGAAAAAAATACACTCAGGAAGTCGATGAGAAAGAAGAGCAAACCGCATTACGTGCTTACGCCATACGTTATTTAGATTTTTATGCTAAATTCGGTGGTTGCGATAATCCTTTTGATAAAACCATTGCACAACTGTCTGAACTCTATCCGGAGTTTATGAGCAATCTTTTGCAATC
Coding sequences within:
- the htpX gene encoding zinc metalloprotease HtpX, yielding MINNLKTFILLASLTALLVVIGGLLGGSTGMLIALLFAGVMNFSAYWYSDVLVLKMYNAEPLPNNHFVNSIISELAYRAGTPVPKVYLINNSTPNAFATGRNPENASIAVTTGLLDRLNKEEITGVLAHELAHVIHRDTLINVVSATIAGAISGIANMFMWLSMFGHNSNNEEGVHPVVGMIMMIVAPLAAGLIQMAISRSREFEADAGGSRICGNPHWLASALLKLDQANHEQYFDKAETHPSTAHLFIINPLNGEKLANLFSTHPSTAERVARLRAMY